A single Tachypleus tridentatus isolate NWPU-2018 chromosome 9, ASM421037v1, whole genome shotgun sequence DNA region contains:
- the LOC143225302 gene encoding uncharacterized protein LOC143225302 isoform X2, producing the protein MRVLFVALVVLLTLTSTKGNVIDIGSHILCKMNEENPEKVNDLRYCMESIFKEKSDWLPDAYRGCEFAKLPYQKYEEFLNNICAKERYEDLQDAEECVSKIFVAVQEDPENILDEIIYKCL; encoded by the exons ATGAGAGTTCTGTTTGTAGCTCTGGTTGTGCTCTTAACCCTGACGTCGACGAAAGGCAACGTGATCGATATAGGTTCACATATATTATGTA AGATGAACGAAGAAAACCCTGAAAAAGTGAACGACCTGAGATATTGCATGGAATCAATTTTCAAAGAAAAGTCTGATTGG cttCCAGATGCATATCGAGGGTGTGAATTTGCAAAACTTCCTTACCAGAAGTATGAAGAGTTCTTGAATAATATTTGCGCTAAAGAAAGATATGAAGATTTACAG GACGCTGAAGAATGCGTCAGTAAAATCTTTGTAGCAGTTCAAGAGGACCCAGAAAATATACTGGATGAAATAATTTACAAGTGTTTGTGA
- the LOC143225302 gene encoding uncharacterized protein LOC143225302 isoform X1: MRVLFVALVVLLTLTSTKGNVIDIGSHILCKMNEENPEKVNDLRYCMESIFKEKSDWVRVCSIMIYPVSIIHCNLLPDAYRGCEFAKLPYQKYEEFLNNICAKERYEDLQDAEECVSKIFVAVQEDPENILDEIIYKCL, from the exons ATGAGAGTTCTGTTTGTAGCTCTGGTTGTGCTCTTAACCCTGACGTCGACGAAAGGCAACGTGATCGATATAGGTTCACATATATTATGTA AGATGAACGAAGAAAACCCTGAAAAAGTGAACGACCTGAGATATTGCATGGAATCAATTTTCAAAGAAAAGTCTGATTGGGTTCGTGTTTGTAGTATCATGATTTACCCTGTTTCGATAATTCACTGCAATTTG cttCCAGATGCATATCGAGGGTGTGAATTTGCAAAACTTCCTTACCAGAAGTATGAAGAGTTCTTGAATAATATTTGCGCTAAAGAAAGATATGAAGATTTACAG GACGCTGAAGAATGCGTCAGTAAAATCTTTGTAGCAGTTCAAGAGGACCCAGAAAATATACTGGATGAAATAATTTACAAGTGTTTGTGA